A part of Tessaracoccus timonensis genomic DNA contains:
- a CDS encoding Fic family protein, producing the protein MSTNWPAVEYRHATWEPSPDALMSRRRRLRNRGQFHFVRVPTIASLPVHLDAEILAQARTATSTIERFDATAQRWGLPFASVLLRSESSSSSEIERLSASARRIALATLGERSNRNATSIARNVKAMEAAIALADSVDTDMLLAMHDALGGGDDPANAGRIRTEWVWVGGESPVTAAFVPPHHDDVPDALDDLMQFLRRTDVEPLVQAAIAHAHFETIHPFTDGNGRTGRALVSSVLRHRGVARNLSVPISSGLLTNTDAYFQALTAYREGRPEEIVLQFADAAEMAVENALRLRTDVEAVSDEILATARRTTANIVRMAEVCSTESAFNIDMLVAAGIPRPSAYRLCARLTDAGLLRRERRVGGVDAWTVVGLTQALDAFAERAGRRA; encoded by the coding sequence GTGAGCACGAACTGGCCAGCAGTGGAGTACCGGCACGCCACCTGGGAACCGAGTCCAGACGCGTTGATGAGCCGACGACGTCGCCTTCGCAACAGGGGCCAGTTTCACTTTGTGCGGGTGCCGACGATCGCCTCGCTGCCGGTGCATCTCGACGCGGAAATACTGGCACAAGCGCGGACGGCCACGTCGACGATCGAGCGCTTCGACGCGACGGCGCAACGCTGGGGGTTGCCCTTCGCCAGTGTGCTGCTTCGGAGCGAATCGTCGTCGAGCTCGGAGATCGAACGCTTGAGCGCGAGTGCGCGTCGGATTGCGCTGGCAACACTCGGGGAACGCAGCAACCGCAACGCCACCAGCATCGCGCGCAACGTCAAGGCCATGGAGGCAGCCATTGCGCTGGCTGACTCCGTGGACACCGACATGCTGCTCGCGATGCACGACGCACTCGGAGGCGGCGACGACCCCGCCAATGCCGGGCGGATCCGCACCGAATGGGTGTGGGTGGGAGGTGAGTCGCCCGTCACTGCGGCCTTCGTCCCGCCTCACCACGACGACGTGCCCGACGCGCTCGACGACCTCATGCAGTTCCTGCGCCGCACCGACGTCGAGCCGCTCGTGCAAGCGGCCATCGCCCACGCGCACTTCGAGACGATTCACCCCTTCACCGACGGCAACGGCCGCACCGGGCGGGCACTTGTGTCGTCGGTGCTGCGGCACCGCGGCGTTGCTCGAAACTTGTCGGTGCCCATCTCGTCGGGGCTCTTGACCAACACCGACGCGTACTTCCAAGCGCTCACCGCATACCGAGAGGGCAGGCCGGAGGAGATCGTGCTGCAGTTCGCCGACGCCGCCGAAATGGCGGTCGAGAATGCTCTGCGGCTGCGCACCGACGTCGAGGCGGTGAGCGACGAAATTCTGGCGACCGCTCGTCGCACAACGGCAAACATCGTGCGCATGGCTGAGGTCTGTTCCACGGAGTCGGCGTTTAACATCGACATGCTCGTGGCCGCCGGGATTCCCCGCCCGTCGGCGTATCGGCTGTGCGCGCGGCTCACCGACGCGGGGCTGCTGCGCCGCGAGCGTCGCGTGGGCGGCGTGGACGCGTGGACCGTCGTCGGGCTCACCCAGGCGTTGGATGCATTTGCCGAACGTGCTGGGCGTCGCGCATAG
- a CDS encoding FitA-like ribbon-helix-helix domain-containing protein, protein MPTLYIRDVPDDVAAALRRQAAEAGQSLSAYVGGQLATWAKRPTNAEIVARLRERDRSQAPSADAIIAARDADRR, encoded by the coding sequence ATGCCCACCTTGTACATTCGCGACGTTCCTGACGACGTCGCTGCAGCGCTCAGACGCCAGGCCGCCGAGGCCGGGCAATCGCTGTCGGCATACGTCGGTGGGCAGCTCGCGACGTGGGCGAAGCGCCCCACCAATGCCGAGATCGTCGCCCGCCTGCGCGAACGTGATCGGAGCCAAGCACCATCGGCGGACGCCATCATCGCCGCGCGAGACGCAGACCGCCGATGA
- a CDS encoding type II toxin-antitoxin system VapC family toxin — translation MIVVDASAMVEALVGADPTDELLTALKGDIHAPTLLDVEVMSALRGLELGTMLSPAQAAEALDTYWSFSIQRHEARLLRHRVWQLRHQCTSYDAQYIALAEALDAPLYTCDRKLAARGHGASVIVQH, via the coding sequence ATGATCGTCGTCGACGCATCCGCGATGGTGGAGGCACTCGTCGGCGCTGACCCTACCGACGAGCTACTCACCGCTCTCAAAGGAGATATTCACGCACCGACGCTGCTCGACGTCGAAGTGATGTCGGCGCTGCGCGGCCTCGAACTGGGCACGATGCTCTCCCCCGCCCAAGCCGCCGAGGCGCTCGACACGTATTGGAGCTTCAGCATTCAGCGCCATGAGGCTCGGCTTCTGCGCCACCGTGTCTGGCAACTGCGCCACCAATGCACCAGCTACGACGCGCAGTACATCGCGCTCGCCGAGGCACTCGACGCACCGCTCTACACCTGCGATCGGAAACTGGCCGCACGAGGCCACGGTGCGAGCGTCATCGTTCAGCATTGA
- a CDS encoding lactate racemase domain-containing protein, translating to MTKLYPGVPDARTAGGPDEVLTHAELSEFVHSQLAAHAFDGKRVTLVVPDGTRHAPVAMMSKLIRDALGARPASVRVVIALGTHDYMSDEAIGKLMGCEPGRFADTYPGWEIVNHLWRDEATFANLGTVSRERIAELSDGRLTDRDMTVLVNKLVVDTDISLILGPVLPHEVVGISGGNKYFFPGLSGHDVIDMSHWVGALITSYEMIGSLGITPVRQMIDAAAELIPSEKLLLGMIVKPGSDDLQFVAFGDSRAAWEACAEVSGQVHVKYVPREYKRVLSIIPEMYEDMWTGAKGFYKLEPIVADGGELIIYAPHIREVSVMHPGIEEIGYHNRQYFVEQWDRFKDHPWGELAHSTHLRGLGSYDPATGVETNRVTVTLATGIPRATVEAISLNYLDPATVDVAAFEHDPDTLVVHGAGELLHRTEAQRGRLPA from the coding sequence ATGACGAAGCTGTACCCAGGCGTTCCCGACGCGCGCACGGCAGGTGGCCCCGACGAAGTGCTCACGCACGCTGAGCTCAGCGAGTTCGTGCACTCCCAGCTCGCCGCCCACGCTTTCGACGGCAAACGCGTCACCCTCGTCGTGCCCGACGGCACCCGCCACGCGCCCGTCGCGATGATGTCCAAACTCATCCGCGACGCGCTCGGAGCCCGACCCGCATCCGTCCGTGTCGTGATCGCGCTCGGCACGCACGATTACATGTCCGACGAGGCCATCGGCAAGCTCATGGGCTGCGAGCCCGGCAGGTTCGCCGACACCTACCCCGGTTGGGAGATCGTCAACCACCTGTGGCGCGACGAGGCCACGTTCGCGAACCTCGGGACGGTGTCCAGGGAGCGCATCGCCGAGCTCAGCGACGGTCGCCTCACCGACCGCGACATGACCGTGTTGGTGAACAAGCTCGTCGTGGACACCGATATCTCCCTCATTCTCGGCCCGGTGTTGCCGCACGAGGTCGTCGGCATCTCCGGCGGCAACAAGTACTTCTTCCCAGGCCTGTCGGGCCACGATGTGATCGACATGTCGCACTGGGTGGGCGCGCTGATTACGAGCTACGAGATGATCGGATCGCTCGGCATCACCCCCGTGCGCCAGATGATCGACGCCGCCGCCGAGCTGATCCCGTCAGAGAAACTGCTGCTGGGGATGATCGTGAAGCCCGGTTCCGACGACCTCCAGTTCGTGGCGTTCGGCGACTCGCGCGCCGCATGGGAGGCGTGCGCCGAGGTGTCGGGCCAGGTGCACGTGAAATATGTGCCGCGCGAGTACAAGCGGGTGCTGTCCATCATCCCCGAGATGTACGAAGACATGTGGACCGGCGCCAAGGGATTCTACAAGCTCGAGCCGATCGTCGCCGACGGGGGCGAGCTCATCATCTACGCGCCGCACATCCGCGAGGTATCGGTGATGCACCCCGGCATCGAAGAGATCGGCTACCACAACCGCCAGTACTTCGTCGAGCAGTGGGATCGCTTCAAAGACCACCCGTGGGGCGAGCTCGCCCACTCGACGCACCTGCGCGGCCTCGGCAGCTACGACCCCGCCACCGGCGTGGAAACCAACCGCGTCACCGTCACGCTTGCCACAGGCATCCCCCGCGCGACGGTGGAGGCCATCTCACTGAACTACCTCGATCCCGCGACGGTCGATGTCGCCGCGTTCGAGCACGACCCCGACACCCTCGTCGTGCATGGGGCCGGCGAGCTGCTCCACCGCACCGAAGCTCAGCGCGGGAGGCTACCCGCATGA
- the hepT gene encoding type VII toxin-antitoxin system HepT family RNase toxin, translated as MVPKQFSDVVVLERLRLIERQLRTLADIEANPDRGVIEQLAVERILTQLVDLAVGINLHIVGSLGNVAPTDAAESFREAAAQGLIPRAVAEALIPSVGMRNVLIHEYVRVDEQRVNKAVPLALEQFERYVQSVARWLAAHAG; from the coding sequence ATGGTTCCTAAGCAATTCAGCGACGTCGTGGTGCTCGAGCGTCTTCGACTCATCGAGCGGCAGTTGCGGACGCTCGCAGACATCGAAGCCAATCCCGATCGGGGTGTAATCGAGCAACTGGCGGTGGAGCGGATACTCACGCAACTGGTGGACCTCGCCGTCGGCATCAATCTGCACATTGTGGGATCGCTAGGGAATGTGGCGCCGACCGATGCGGCTGAGTCGTTCCGAGAAGCGGCGGCCCAGGGGTTGATTCCCCGTGCGGTTGCCGAGGCGCTGATACCGAGCGTCGGTATGCGCAATGTGCTCATCCACGAGTACGTGCGCGTGGACGAGCAACGAGTGAACAAGGCAGTCCCCCTGGCATTGGAGCAGTTCGAGCGCTACGTGCAATCTGTGGCGAGGTGGCTGGCGGCGCACGCCGGCTGA
- a CDS encoding glycoside hydrolase family 38 C-terminal domain-containing protein has protein sequence MHDHGPVLDGRVHRHLADKIWPASAQKIADLEVAFAPITDSDDATGHAAAPGAIGQGEPISIDEALRLTYEPAAVGDQWGPAWGTTWMRFRGQVPSDYLGAHVEAAIDLGAIGGPGFTCEGLVIRPDGTVVKGLNPRNQWVPIECDDDGRFEFYVEAAANPVMLDSPPFRETERGTKAGAGPAPIHTLRTAELQLIHDEVRALALDIEALHETAAQLPEDSGRRWEIRRALDRALDALSLRDIVGTASAARSELRPTLERTAEDGSHLLHAVGHAHIDSAWLWPLRETRRKVARTIANQLTLTERFPEHRFSFPAAQHSAWLEEDHPQLFERLQQAVADGRIIPVGGMWVESDANLPSGEAMCRQFLQGQRFFTERFSKPCTEVWLPDSFGYSGGLPQLAKLAGARWFLTQKISWNQVNDFPHHSFTWEGIDGTRIFTHFPPADTYCSDLSAENLHHAARNFRDKGRSATSLVPFGYGDGGGGPTREMLERIERVGDLAGHPRVEVSTPTRFFEQAEREHEGPSVWVGELYLELHRGTFTSVARVKRGNRRCEELLREAELWTTTAEVRDVGSYPAERLGEIWREVLLYQFHDILPGTCIAWVYDEVLARQEALEAELTQIIDDAQRALAAASGEASGEVVFNGAPVVRDGVPAFGAREQRPADGHVEVRAEGDGFVVDGASLRVAVDGRGGVTSLFDKDRSREVLPAGTRGSLLQLHPDFPNAWDAWDIDLASLNTCETLDASEVVAIERGVEVRYAFHDSTATQRLTLAPGDGRLHVEVDVDWHERDALLKLVWPVDVHSDEARCEIQMGHITRPTHTNTSWDAQRFEVHAHRWVHVGEPGYGVAIANERTYGWDFQREARADGGTYTSVRASLLKGPRYPDPRADIGEHTFRFTLRPGGDVEDAVADGYLANHTPRVVAGGEVSPLITADGGVAVEAVKLAEDGSGDVVVRLYEPYGKRTDATLTTSFAATDIVETDLLEVPLSTSDQQQVAPSVVQRVEGSQATLALRPFQVATLRISRA, from the coding sequence ATGCATGACCACGGACCCGTGCTCGACGGCCGCGTGCATCGCCACCTGGCAGACAAGATCTGGCCGGCCAGCGCGCAGAAGATCGCAGACCTCGAAGTGGCTTTCGCCCCCATCACCGATTCCGACGACGCCACCGGCCACGCCGCCGCGCCAGGCGCCATCGGGCAGGGTGAACCCATCTCCATCGACGAAGCCCTCCGCCTCACCTACGAGCCCGCCGCCGTCGGCGACCAGTGGGGCCCCGCCTGGGGAACCACATGGATGCGCTTCCGCGGCCAGGTGCCGAGCGACTACCTGGGCGCCCACGTCGAGGCCGCCATCGACCTCGGCGCCATCGGCGGGCCCGGCTTCACCTGCGAGGGCCTCGTGATACGCCCCGACGGCACCGTCGTCAAGGGTCTCAACCCCCGCAACCAGTGGGTGCCGATCGAGTGCGACGACGATGGCCGCTTTGAGTTCTACGTCGAGGCCGCAGCGAACCCGGTCATGCTCGACTCCCCACCCTTCCGCGAAACCGAGCGCGGCACCAAGGCCGGCGCCGGACCCGCGCCCATCCACACCCTCCGCACCGCGGAGCTGCAGCTCATCCACGACGAGGTCCGCGCCCTCGCGCTCGACATCGAGGCGCTCCACGAGACCGCCGCGCAGCTCCCCGAGGACTCCGGCCGCCGCTGGGAGATCCGCCGCGCCCTCGACCGCGCGCTCGACGCACTCAGCCTGCGCGACATCGTCGGCACCGCTTCGGCCGCACGCTCCGAGCTCAGGCCAACCCTGGAGCGCACCGCCGAGGATGGCAGCCACCTGCTCCACGCCGTCGGGCATGCGCACATTGACTCCGCGTGGCTTTGGCCGCTTCGGGAGACCCGTCGCAAGGTGGCGCGCACCATCGCCAACCAGCTGACGCTCACCGAGCGCTTCCCGGAGCACCGTTTCTCGTTCCCCGCCGCGCAGCACTCCGCCTGGCTCGAGGAAGACCACCCCCAGCTGTTCGAGCGCCTGCAGCAGGCGGTGGCCGATGGGCGCATCATCCCCGTCGGGGGCATGTGGGTGGAGTCCGACGCGAACCTCCCCAGCGGCGAGGCGATGTGCCGGCAGTTCCTGCAGGGCCAGCGGTTCTTCACCGAGCGGTTCAGCAAGCCCTGCACCGAGGTGTGGCTGCCCGACTCGTTCGGCTACTCCGGCGGGCTCCCGCAGCTCGCGAAGCTGGCCGGCGCGCGCTGGTTCCTCACGCAGAAGATCTCGTGGAACCAGGTCAACGACTTCCCGCACCACTCCTTCACCTGGGAGGGCATCGACGGCACCCGCATCTTCACGCACTTCCCGCCGGCCGATACGTACTGCTCCGACCTGTCCGCCGAGAACCTCCACCACGCGGCCCGAAACTTCCGTGACAAGGGCAGATCCGCCACGTCGCTCGTGCCGTTTGGGTACGGCGACGGCGGTGGCGGCCCGACGCGCGAGATGCTGGAGCGCATCGAACGAGTGGGCGACCTCGCCGGCCACCCCCGCGTCGAGGTGTCCACGCCCACGCGGTTCTTCGAGCAGGCCGAACGCGAGCACGAGGGCCCGTCGGTGTGGGTCGGCGAACTCTACCTCGAGCTGCACCGCGGCACCTTTACCTCCGTCGCACGCGTGAAGCGCGGCAACCGCCGCTGCGAGGAGCTGCTGCGCGAAGCCGAGCTGTGGACCACCACCGCCGAGGTGCGCGACGTCGGCTCGTACCCGGCCGAGCGGCTGGGCGAGATCTGGCGCGAGGTGCTGCTCTACCAGTTCCACGACATCCTCCCCGGCACCTGCATCGCGTGGGTGTACGACGAGGTGCTCGCCCGCCAGGAAGCCCTGGAGGCCGAGCTCACGCAGATCATCGACGACGCCCAGCGCGCGCTGGCAGCGGCGTCGGGGGAGGCGTCGGGTGAGGTGGTCTTCAACGGCGCGCCGGTGGTTCGCGACGGTGTCCCCGCCTTCGGCGCCCGCGAGCAACGCCCGGCTGACGGCCACGTCGAGGTGCGTGCCGAGGGCGACGGGTTCGTCGTCGACGGTGCCTCGCTCCGGGTGGCGGTGGACGGACGCGGCGGTGTCACGTCGCTGTTCGACAAGGATCGCTCACGCGAGGTGCTGCCTGCGGGCACGCGCGGCTCGCTGCTGCAGCTACACCCGGACTTCCCGAACGCGTGGGACGCGTGGGACATCGACCTGGCTTCGCTGAACACCTGCGAAACCCTCGACGCGAGCGAGGTCGTCGCCATCGAGCGCGGCGTGGAGGTGCGCTACGCGTTCCACGATTCCACCGCGACGCAGCGCCTCACCCTCGCGCCCGGCGACGGGCGGCTGCACGTCGAGGTGGACGTCGACTGGCACGAGCGCGATGCCCTCCTGAAGCTCGTGTGGCCGGTCGATGTGCACAGCGACGAGGCGCGCTGCGAGATTCAGATGGGCCACATCACCCGCCCGACGCACACGAACACCTCGTGGGACGCCCAGCGCTTCGAGGTGCACGCGCACCGCTGGGTGCACGTCGGCGAGCCGGGCTACGGCGTGGCGATTGCCAACGAGCGCACGTACGGTTGGGATTTCCAGCGCGAAGCCCGCGCCGACGGCGGCACCTACACCAGCGTGCGCGCGTCGCTGTTGAAGGGCCCGCGATACCCCGATCCGCGCGCTGACATCGGCGAACACACCTTCCGGTTCACGCTCCGCCCCGGCGGGGACGTGGAGGACGCGGTGGCCGACGGCTACCTCGCCAACCACACGCCGCGCGTCGTGGCTGGCGGCGAGGTGTCGCCGCTCATCACCGCCGACGGTGGGGTCGCCGTCGAGGCGGTGAAGTTGGCGGAGGACGGCTCCGGCGACGTGGTCGTGCGGCTATACGAGCCTTACGGCAAGCGCACCGATGCCACGTTGACAACGAGCTTTGCGGCGACGGACATCGTCGAGACGGATCTGCTGGAGGTGCCGCTTAGCACCTCGGATCAGCAGCAGGTGGCGCCCAGTGTCGTGCAGCGCGTCGAGGGTTCGCAGGCGACGCTCGCCCTGCGTCCGTTCCAGGTGGCGACGCTGCGGATCAGCCGAGCCTGA
- the larE gene encoding ATP-dependent sacrificial sulfur transferase LarE: MPSAATTTPLHALSAPLRAKADDVVRRLRAAAGDTGRVGVAYSGGVDSATLAALTAEAVGRERTVLLLAVSPSLARRERRLAHAQAATLGLELVEVNTHELDNPSYTANPVDRCYHCKDELFTRIEDSEAARLGLAVVAYGENADDAQRVDRPGARAAREHAVAHPLADAGATKEDVRAIARAFGLASADKPAAPCLASRIPHGEEVTAAKLEQIDVAEDAVLAAGFTDCRVRHHGTVARVEVPADELGRLADAELRRALVDGVRAAGFAHVAVDLEGIRSGAFTLQLMEAPR; this comes from the coding sequence TTGCCGTCCGCCGCCACGACGACCCCCCTCCACGCCTTGTCAGCGCCACTTCGCGCGAAAGCCGACGACGTGGTGCGCCGGCTGCGCGCGGCCGCCGGCGATACGGGGCGCGTCGGGGTGGCGTATTCCGGCGGGGTCGATTCAGCCACGTTGGCCGCGCTCACGGCGGAAGCCGTCGGGCGAGAGCGAACCGTGCTGCTGCTAGCGGTGTCGCCGTCGCTCGCACGCCGAGAGCGCCGGCTCGCCCACGCCCAGGCGGCAACGCTCGGGCTGGAACTCGTCGAAGTGAACACCCACGAGCTCGACAACCCCAGTTACACCGCGAACCCCGTCGATCGCTGCTACCACTGCAAGGACGAGCTGTTCACGCGCATCGAGGATTCGGAGGCGGCGCGGCTTGGCCTCGCCGTCGTCGCGTACGGCGAGAACGCGGACGACGCGCAGCGTGTGGATCGGCCGGGCGCACGCGCCGCGCGGGAGCACGCCGTCGCGCATCCGCTCGCCGACGCAGGCGCGACGAAGGAGGACGTCCGCGCCATCGCGCGCGCGTTTGGCCTGGCCAGCGCAGATAAACCGGCTGCGCCCTGCCTCGCGAGCCGCATCCCGCACGGCGAGGAGGTGACCGCCGCCAAGCTCGAGCAGATCGACGTCGCGGAGGACGCCGTGCTCGCCGCCGGCTTCACCGACTGCCGCGTGCGCCACCACGGCACCGTGGCCCGCGTCGAGGTACCCGCCGATGAGCTGGGACGCCTCGCCGACGCCGAACTGCGCCGGGCGCTCGTCGACGGGGTGCGCGCGGCGGGGTTCGCGCACGTCGCGGTCGACCTCGAGGGCATCCGCTCCGGCGCCTTCACCCTCCAGCTCATGGAGGCACCGCGATGA
- the larB gene encoding nickel pincer cofactor biosynthesis protein LarB produces MNDVANIDFERFARRGYPEAVLCQGKTPAQVAQIAADWHRRASDGASLGPLLFTRVEPAHAEVILDEFPTALHDETARIVAWPPEPPTPTGGRVTVVCAGTSDLPVAREAALTARFLGREVTEIVDVGVAGLHRILARRDELEAADVIVAVAGMDAALVPVVAGLARCPVVACPTSTGYGAAFDGVAALLSMLNACAPGVGVVNIDNGYGAGHLAAQITARKEFPHA; encoded by the coding sequence ATGAACGACGTAGCCAACATCGATTTCGAGCGCTTTGCCCGACGCGGCTACCCCGAGGCGGTGCTGTGCCAGGGGAAGACGCCGGCCCAGGTGGCGCAGATCGCGGCGGACTGGCACCGTCGCGCCTCCGACGGCGCCTCGCTCGGCCCGCTCCTGTTCACCCGCGTCGAACCCGCGCACGCTGAGGTGATCCTCGACGAGTTCCCCACCGCACTCCACGACGAGACCGCGCGCATCGTCGCTTGGCCGCCCGAGCCGCCCACCCCCACTGGCGGGCGCGTGACGGTGGTGTGCGCGGGCACGTCGGATCTCCCGGTCGCCCGCGAGGCCGCGCTCACGGCCCGCTTCCTCGGGCGCGAGGTGACCGAGATCGTCGACGTCGGCGTCGCCGGGCTGCACCGCATCCTGGCGAGACGCGACGAGCTCGAAGCGGCCGACGTCATCGTCGCGGTGGCGGGCATGGACGCGGCGCTGGTGCCCGTCGTCGCGGGGCTGGCGCGCTGCCCCGTCGTCGCCTGCCCCACCTCCACCGGCTACGGCGCCGCCTTCGACGGCGTGGCCGCCCTCCTCTCGATGCTCAACGCCTGCGCGCCTGGGGTTGGCGTCGTCAACATCGACAACGGCTACGGCGCCGGCCACCTGGCCGCGCAGATCACCGCCCGCAAGGAGTTCCCGCATGCATGA
- the larC gene encoding nickel pincer cofactor biosynthesis protein LarC, which yields MHDITAGGHHHHHVTTADGAQVPEGTRIEPGALWQPTAPANARLWLDVSQGAAGDMLLAALIDAGADAASVAAVLELIAPGKLHLQQRRVERGPFAACKVDVIADEPNPPVRHLADVEAMLAVDGVPEATRSLALSAFRLLAEAEAHVHGMSVEDVHFHEVGALDSIGDIVGVAEAVRTLQVARTSCSTVTVGAGHVHTQHGNLSVPPPAVLQLAVGWDIEAGGPEDVGELCTPTGLALLRAMCDEQETLPRMRVAAVGVGAGTRVRQDRAGVLRALIGRGGGDVGAGEVQEVSANVDDLDPRLWPDVLRQLLDAGALDAWLTPVVMKKGRPAHVVTALATPDRTQQVADVLLTHTSTLGVRTSAPLTRRVLRRGWVSVDVDGHEVRIKVAGKPDAGVITQATPEFVDVETLATALGVPQRVALTRAQAAAWDARLRPGAPWPEAADE from the coding sequence ATGCATGACATCACCGCTGGCGGCCACCATCACCACCACGTGACAACGGCAGATGGCGCCCAGGTGCCCGAGGGCACCCGCATCGAGCCCGGCGCGCTGTGGCAGCCCACCGCACCCGCAAACGCGCGACTGTGGCTGGACGTTTCCCAGGGTGCCGCGGGCGACATGCTGCTCGCCGCGCTGATCGACGCCGGCGCCGACGCGGCGAGTGTTGCCGCGGTGCTGGAACTCATCGCGCCAGGCAAGCTGCACCTCCAGCAGCGGCGCGTGGAGCGCGGGCCGTTCGCCGCGTGCAAGGTGGATGTGATCGCCGACGAGCCCAACCCACCGGTGCGGCATCTCGCTGATGTCGAGGCCATGCTCGCCGTCGACGGCGTGCCCGAGGCGACGCGCTCCCTCGCCCTCAGCGCCTTCCGCCTGCTGGCCGAGGCCGAGGCGCACGTGCACGGCATGTCCGTCGAGGATGTGCACTTCCACGAGGTGGGGGCGCTGGACTCCATCGGCGACATCGTCGGCGTCGCGGAGGCGGTGCGCACGCTGCAGGTGGCGCGCACGTCGTGCTCGACGGTGACCGTCGGCGCTGGTCACGTGCACACCCAGCACGGCAACCTGAGCGTGCCGCCGCCGGCGGTGCTGCAGCTTGCGGTGGGCTGGGACATCGAGGCTGGCGGGCCGGAGGACGTCGGCGAACTGTGCACCCCCACCGGGCTCGCGCTGCTGCGGGCCATGTGCGACGAGCAGGAGACGCTGCCGCGTATGCGGGTGGCCGCGGTGGGTGTCGGGGCAGGTACCAGGGTGCGCCAAGACCGCGCCGGCGTGCTGCGGGCACTCATCGGGCGCGGAGGGGGCGACGTCGGGGCTGGGGAGGTGCAGGAGGTCTCGGCGAACGTCGACGACCTCGACCCCCGTCTGTGGCCCGACGTGCTGCGCCAGCTCCTAGACGCCGGGGCGCTCGACGCGTGGCTCACCCCCGTCGTGATGAAGAAGGGACGCCCGGCGCACGTCGTAACGGCACTCGCGACGCCCGACCGCACGCAGCAGGTGGCCGACGTGCTCCTTACGCACACATCGACCCTCGGCGTGCGCACGTCCGCACCGCTCACCCGGCGGGTGCTTCGTCGGGGTTGGGTGTCGGTGGATGTGGACGGCCACGAGGTGCGCATCAAGGTGGCCGGCAAGCCGGATGCCGGCGTGATTACCCAAGCCACGCCCGAGTTCGTCGACGTCGAAACCCTCGCCACCGCGCTCGGCGTGCCGCAGCGGGTTGCGCTCACGCGGGCGCAGGCGGCGGCCTGGGATGCGAGGCTCAGGCCTGGTGCGCCGTGGCCGGAGGCAGCCGATGAATGA
- a CDS encoding LacI family DNA-binding transcriptional regulator yields the protein MNDAQPERKRRKRVTIYDIAEAAGVAPSTVSRTFARPGRVGAETAEHVRATARRLGYRERPVARGYDDASRKTLGIVVADAANPVFAHIMKGFQLEAARHGYSVLLLDTQEDAQIERQEIDRLAPLVDGLALGASRLSDSAIMQIVKIRPVVSVNRVIAGLPSVIADTARGMHTVVTHLAALGHTRFTYLPGPAASWADGVRWRGISEACHQLDLVCRRVQPQRPSLDGGVAAYREWMNHRTTAVIAYNDMMAIGFMKACQRDGLLVPDDVSVVGVDNSISSVLTTPTLTSVAPSTSEIGGRAARALISQLQHRSSPSAETIVVPMQLHSRESTAAPGHRQ from the coding sequence ATGAATGATGCCCAGCCCGAGCGCAAGCGGCGCAAGCGGGTGACGATCTACGACATTGCGGAGGCGGCGGGAGTGGCGCCGTCGACGGTGTCGCGCACCTTCGCGCGCCCTGGCCGGGTCGGCGCGGAGACCGCCGAGCACGTTCGCGCCACCGCGCGGCGACTCGGCTACCGGGAGCGGCCCGTCGCGCGCGGCTACGACGACGCATCACGGAAGACGCTGGGAATCGTCGTCGCCGACGCCGCGAACCCGGTGTTTGCGCACATCATGAAGGGATTCCAGCTGGAGGCCGCGCGCCACGGCTACTCGGTGCTGCTCCTCGACACGCAGGAAGACGCCCAAATAGAGCGCCAAGAGATCGACCGCCTCGCACCACTCGTCGACGGGCTGGCGCTCGGCGCGTCGAGGCTGAGCGACTCCGCGATCATGCAGATCGTCAAGATCCGACCCGTGGTGAGCGTGAACCGCGTGATCGCGGGGCTGCCGTCGGTGATCGCCGACACCGCCCGCGGCATGCACACAGTTGTCACCCACCTCGCCGCGCTCGGCCACACCCGATTCACGTACCTGCCGGGGCCGGCGGCGTCATGGGCCGACGGCGTGCGCTGGCGGGGAATATCTGAGGCGTGCCACCAGCTGGATCTGGTGTGCCGCCGCGTGCAGCCGCAGCGCCCATCGCTCGACGGCGGAGTCGCCGCGTACCGTGAGTGGATGAACCACCGCACCACCGCCGTCATCGCGTACAACGACATGATGGCCATCGGATTCATGAAGGCCTGTCAACGTGATGGCCTGCTGGTTCCCGACGATGTGTCCGTCGTGGGCGTCGACAACTCCATCTCGTCGGTGCTGACCACACCAACCCTCACCAGCGTGGCGCCGTCCACGTCGGAAATCGGCGGGCGCGCGGCCCGCGCCCTCATCTCGCAACTACAACACCGGTCGTCCCCGAGCGCGGAGACGATCGTCGTCCCAATGCAACTGCACAGCCGGGAGAGCACAGCCGCACCCGGTCACCGTCAATGA